The Plasmodium relictum strain SGS1 genome assembly, chromosome: 9 genome window below encodes:
- a CDS encoding RAP protein, putative has protein sequence MFLTNAKFLSKLMKIKISKRRGWVKRNKKWMLPKVEKSYLKQEQDFNVPHKIISLNENKVLNANNKLNERSNNYDGDYNLVEEMKIKEKKKLKPHEYKNLLKKEKNEKNDDKLSLKDLLQKGKKSVNLDIEDFKEEKEKKKKEMNTFWYMPNPFEKKGVYGMKESSFYKSFIRDRERQLDKIDKKKLNENEVKLLNDIKKKSNVNDELLEKSISLEMKKEKKIRINPRKYWFLDNYSTPDISTINTTKARELRFLMMNEARLVRKGKKIDMELWLAFMNRVITLSTKVHVRSLLRYLQTIASVKVTNKKMINDIMNEIFKRENDMKPKHYVYLFQACSRLKWTDFKLIYALKNMTLCWPILRNNFLIKSANSISKLGLANNVYSKALQITLHERLNNFTGKDLKAIKAITFLEFFNEEMIIKFISLSTFYKEYFNYYTRNLQILYLYIVLFNKSIYNRITEEQRRFLQNYSKESNLKKINKINHKSYLKNLRRGRFHDKYSSDDEYSSNDEYSSNDEYSSTDDSEGSSDSDESSVDEVKVCNKQNLINNNSIKEKNIENEKNNENVKIGDKICGGYTSILHKEASDILKILKIEHLNSIYCGPFIVDIYHPQSNYIIELNAHFQYYLNSENLTSLSKWRHKFLSHMGYKVIHISYRIWNNLHSEKQKIDYIYSVLPNAILTCSPVYLQSIKI, from the coding sequence atgtTTCTCACAAATGCAAAATTTTTAAGCaagttaatgaaaataaaaatttcaaaaagaaGGGGTTGggtaaaaagaaataaaaaatggatGTTACCTAAAGTTGAAAAATCTTATTTAAAACAAGAACAAGATTTTAACGTTCCtcataaaataatatcattaaatgaaaataaagtatTAAATGCAAATAATAAGTTGAATGAAAGAAGTAATAATTATGATGGAGATTATAATTTGGTTGAAGAAATgaagataaaagaaaaaaaaaagttaaaacctcatgaatataaaaacttgcttaaaaaagagaaaaatgaaaaaaatgatgacAAATTAAGTTTAAAAGATTTATTgcaaaaaggaaaaaagagTGTGAATTTGGATATAGAAGATTTTaaggaagaaaaagaaaaaaaaaagaaggaaaTGAACACTTTTTGGTATATGCCAAATccatttgaaaaaaaaggagTATATGGAATGAAGGAAAGTTCCTTTTATAAATCATTTATAAGAGATAGAGAAAGACAATTAGACAAAAttgataagaaaaaattaaatgaaaatgaagtaaaactgttaaatgatataaaaaaaaaaagtaatgtaAATGAtgaattattagaaaaaagtaTTTCCTTGGAaatgaaaaaggaaaaaaaaattagaattaaTCCAAGAAAATATTGGTTTCTTGATAATTATAGCACCCCTGATATATCAACAATAAATACAACAAAAGCTAGAGAATTACGATTTTTAATGATGAATGAAGCGAGATTGGTacgaaaaggaaaaaaaatagatatggAATTATGGTTAGCTTTTATGAATAGAGTAATAACTTTATCAACAAAAGTTCATGTAAGAAGTCTTTTAAGGTATTTACAAACTATTGCGTCTGTTAAAgttactaataaaaaaatgataaatgatataatgaatgaaatttttaaaagagaaaatgaTATGAAACCGAAGCATTATGTATATCTTTTTCAAGCTTGTTCCAGATTAAAATGGACtgattttaaattaatttatgcattaaaaaatatgactTTATGTTGGCCAATATTAAGAAAcaattttttgataaaatctGCTAATTCTATTTCTAAATTAGGTTTAGCAAATAATGTTTATAGTAAAGCTTTACAAATAACCTTACATGAAcgattaaataattttacagGCAAAGATTTAAAAGCAATTAAGGCTATAACTTTTcttgaattttttaatgaagaaatgattataaaatttatttctctttcaacattttataaagaatatttCAATTATTATACAAGGAATTTACAAATattatatctatatattgtattatttaataaatctatTTATAATAGGATCACTGAAGAACAAAGGAGATTTTTGCAAAATTATTCAAAAGAAagtaatttaaagaaaattaataaaattaatcatAAAAGTTATCTGAAAAATTTAAGGAGAGGAAGATTTCATGATAAATACTCAAGTGATGATGAATATTCAAGTAATGATGAATATTCAAGTAATGATGAATATTCAAGTACTGATGATAGCGAAGGGTCAAGTGATAGTGATGAATCCTCAGTAGATGAAGTAAAAGTTTGcaataaacaaaatttaattaataataatagtattaaagaaaaaaatatagaaaatgaaaagaataatgaaaatgttaAAATAGGAGATAAAATATGTGGAGGTTACACTAGTATCTTGCATAAGGAAGCTAgtgatatattaaaaatattaaaaatagagCATCTGAATTCTATTTATTGTGGCCCTTTTATAGTTGACATTTATCATCCTCAATCAAATTACATTATTGAATTAAATGCTCATTTTcagtattatttaaattcagAAAATTTAACTAGTTTATCAAAATGGAgacataaatttttatcacaTATGGGATATAAAGTTATTCATATATCTTATCGAATATGGAATAATTTACATagtgaaaaacaaaaaattgaTTATATCTATAGTGTTTTACCAAATGCTATATTAACATGTTCACCTGTATATTTGCaatcaataaaaatataa
- a CDS encoding mitochondrial ribosomal protein L37, putative has translation MLQFCKNVVLVTNKKSVFPIYLRNIFISKCKLAPKGKSGKKVQDKKDTENTTESSEKAHVFNIYNTIDKDHEILPDYAYPKWLWKLEKPLKTYGELALMFLYGKDIENATAEDYHRFRRLHNKNLIKLNNLRLKKSKRSTVKPIFWDL, from the exons atgCTACAATTTTGCAAAAATGTAGTTTTagttacaaataaaaaatcagtGTTTCctatatatttaagaaatatatttataagtaAATGCAAATTAGCTCCAAAGGGAAAATCTGGAAAAAAAGTCCAAGATAAAAAAGATACAGAGAATACTACAGAAAGTAGCGAAAAAGCTCAcgtttttaatatatacaatACAATTGATAAAGATCACGAAATTTTACCAGACTATGCTTATCCTAAGTGGTTATGGAAATTAGAAAAACCTTTGAAAACTTATGGTGAGCTAGCtttaatgtttttatatGGAAAG GATATTGAAAATGCTACTGCTGAAGATTATCATCGTTTTCGTAGATTGcacaataaaaatttaattaagtTGAATAATTTAAGATTAAAAAAGTCAAAAAGATCAACAGTGAAACCAATTTTTTGGGATCTTTag
- a CDS encoding splicing factor, putative, which translates to MSNTLVSLENMNNSNIEEKEEINAKIFPLASPELTNQILDIVQRATVYRQLKRGANETVKSLHKGISELVILAADAKPLEIISHIPLVCEDKNTPYVYVRSKMALGRACGISRSVIASSIITKDGSPLETQITELKDLIEQMLI; encoded by the exons atgtcaAATACATTAGTATCATtagaaaatatgaataattcaaatattgaggaaaaagaagaaattaatGCCAAAATTTTCCCTTTAGCATCACCTGAATTGACGAATCAAATATTGGATATAGTTCAAAGAGCAACAGTATATAGACAATTAAAGAGAGGAGCAAatgaaa ctGTGAAAAGTTTGCATAAAGGGATATCAGAATTAGTAATTTTAGCAGCAGATGCTAAGCCTCTAGAAATTATTTCTCATATTCCTTTAGTTTGTGAAGATAAA aATACTCCATATGTTTATGTTAGAAGTAAAATGGCATTAGGCAGAGCTTGTGGTATTTCGAGATCAGTTATTGCTTCATCAATCATAACTAAAGATGGATCTCCTTTAGAAACACAAATAACAGAATTAAAGGACTTAATTGAGCAGATGCTAATTTAA
- the ERO1 gene encoding endoplasmic reticulum oxidoreductin, putative, with amino-acid sequence MKIPIFSFFFTLIFFGIFLKARKFDVFRSYQKRISNKFNEILLYFNIFEVHFPLSYTNNKKILGLRVKDIEKDAYKVYPILKELKQKDYFRIFKVNLHISCKFLNINEKCKEMKKCNVCECDDDKIPYNFRTNEIEIIEDKMSNEDLKKTFIESKLYNDILGIYASSDEGFLSYVDLVYNSPSFTAYEGKNIWDMIYKENCFINADRQCEEMNSFYKIISGMQSNIAVLSSEYYYLKNDNILEESKLNNKFSYEQYPKFKYDYSISFFKEKIGLYPDRIENLYFTFAILLRAMCRLKSLFKQCKCNSGYEEDDKEAVKLLNELLENFYHSCSSKEFLEPLFPTQGKEILSKFINITKILDCVPCVKCRLHGKLKTTALQIALVEGVSNEHIGSLERNEITALINALYYFADSIIIINKFQERLKLRKTIFVFYLLSLLLFIFLIIYSVIFVAIRNYKKKKKII; translated from the exons atgaaaataccaattttttcttttttttttactcttatattttttggtatatttttaaaagctAGGAAATTTGATGTTTTTCGTTCATATCAAAAAAGAATatctaataaatttaatgagatattattatattttaatatatttgaagTTCATTTTCCGTTGAGttatacaaataataaaaagatattagGTTTACGTGTAAAAGATATTGAAAAGGATGCTTATAAAGTATATCccattttaaaagaattaaaacaGAAGGATTATTTTCGAATATTTAAGGtaaatttacatatatcatgtaaatttttgaatattaatgaaaagtgcaaagaaatgaaaaaatgtaATGTTTGTGAGTGTGATGATGATAAAATTCCTTATAATTTTAGAACAAATGAAATAGAAATTATTGAAGACAAAATGTCTAatgaagatttaaaaaaaacttttattgAAAGTAAGTTATATAATGATATATTAGGGATATATGCTTCGTCGGATGAAGGGTTTTTATCTTATGTTGATTTAGTTTATAATTCTCCTTCTTTTACTGCTTATGAAGGGAAAAACATATG ggatatgatatataaagaaaattgtTTCATAAATGCTGATAGACAATGTGAAGAAATGAATAGTTTTTATAAGATAATATCAGGAATGCAATCAAATATAGCCGTTTTATCATcagaatattattatttgaaaaatgataatattttagaagaaagtaaattaaataataaatttagttATGAACAATATccaaaatttaaatatgattacagtatatcattttttaaagaaaaaattggaTTATATCCTGATAGaattgaaaatttatatttcacTTTTGCGATATTATTAAGAGCTATGTGTAGATTaaaatctttatttaaaCAATGCAAATGTAATTCAG GTTATGAAGAAGATGATAAAGAAGCTGTTAAACTATTAAATGAATTgttagaaaatttttatcattcgTGTTCATCAAAAGAATTCCTAGAACCATTATTCCCAACTCAaggaaaagaaatattatcaAAGTTCATAAATATAACTAAGATTCTGGATTGTGTACCATGCGTAAAATGCCGTTTACAtggaaaattaaaaacaacAGCTTTGCAAATAGCATTAGtg GAAGGAGTAAGTAATGAACATATTGGATCTCTTGAAAGAAATGAAATTACAGCTTTAATAAATGCCCTTTATTATTTTGCTGAttctataataattataaataa atttcAGGAAAGGTTAAAATTAAGAAAGACTATTTTTGTATTCTATTTATTATCACTTTTgttgttcatttttttaataatatattccGTAATTTTTGTAGCaataagaaattataaaaaaaaaaaaaaaataatttaa